In Pseudomonas sp. Leaf58, one DNA window encodes the following:
- the hutU gene encoding urocanate hydratase — translation MTDNNKYRDVEIRAPRGNKLTAKSWLTEAPLRMLMNNLDPQVAENPKELVVYGGIGRAARNWACYDKIVETLTRLEDDETLLVQSGKPVGVFKTHSNAPRVLIANSNLVPHWANWEHFNELDAKGLAMYGQMTAGSWIYIGSQGIVQGTYETFVEAGRQHYGGSLKGKWVLTAGLGGMGGAQPLAATLAGACSLNIECQQSRIDFRLETRYVDEQATDLDDALARIAKYTAEGKAISIALHGNAAEILPELVKRGVRPDMVTDQTSAHDPLNGYLPAGWTWEQYRDRAQTEPAAVVKAAKQSMAVHVQAMLDFQKQGVPTFDYGNNIRQMAKEEGVANAFDFPGFVPAYIRPLFCRGVGPFRWAALSGEAEDIYKTDAKVKELIPDDAHLHRWLDMARERISFQGLPARICWVGLGLRAKLGLAFNEMVRSGELSAPVVIGRDHLDSGSVSSPNRETEAMRDGSDAVSDWPLLNALLNTAGGATWVSLHHGGGVGMGFSQHSGMVIVCDGTDEAAERIARVLTNDPGTGVMRHADAGYDIAIDCAKEQGLDLPMITG, via the coding sequence GTGACCGACAACAACAAATACCGTGACGTTGAAATCCGTGCCCCACGTGGCAACAAGCTGACCGCCAAAAGCTGGCTGACTGAAGCGCCACTGCGCATGCTGATGAACAACCTCGATCCACAGGTCGCGGAAAACCCGAAAGAACTGGTGGTGTACGGTGGTATCGGCCGCGCCGCACGCAACTGGGCCTGCTACGACAAGATCGTCGAGACCCTGACCCGCCTGGAAGACGATGAAACCCTGCTGGTGCAATCGGGCAAGCCGGTCGGCGTGTTCAAGACCCACAGCAACGCCCCGCGTGTGCTGATCGCCAACTCCAACCTGGTACCGCACTGGGCCAACTGGGAACACTTCAACGAACTGGACGCCAAGGGCCTGGCCATGTACGGCCAGATGACCGCCGGCAGCTGGATCTACATTGGTAGCCAGGGCATCGTCCAAGGCACCTACGAAACCTTCGTCGAAGCCGGTCGTCAGCACTACGGCGGCAGCCTGAAGGGCAAGTGGGTACTCACTGCCGGCCTGGGCGGCATGGGTGGCGCCCAGCCGCTGGCCGCCACCCTGGCTGGCGCCTGCTCGCTGAACATCGAATGCCAGCAGAGCCGCATCGACTTCCGCCTGGAAACCCGTTACGTCGACGAGCAGGCCACTGACCTCGACGACGCCCTGGCGCGCATCGCCAAGTACACCGCCGAAGGCAAGGCAATCTCCATCGCCCTGCACGGCAACGCCGCGGAAATCTTGCCAGAGCTGGTCAAACGTGGCGTGCGTCCGGACATGGTCACCGACCAGACCAGCGCCCACGACCCACTGAACGGCTACCTGCCGGCCGGCTGGACCTGGGAGCAGTACCGCGACCGCGCGCAGACCGAGCCGGCTGCAGTGGTCAAGGCCGCCAAGCAGTCGATGGCCGTGCACGTTCAAGCCATGCTCGACTTCCAGAAACAGGGCGTACCAACCTTCGACTACGGCAACAACATCCGCCAAATGGCCAAGGAAGAGGGCGTAGCCAATGCCTTCGACTTCCCAGGCTTCGTCCCGGCCTACATTCGCCCACTGTTCTGCCGTGGCGTCGGTCCGTTCCGCTGGGCGGCGCTGTCCGGTGAGGCCGAAGACATCTACAAAACCGACGCCAAGGTCAAGGAACTGATCCCCGACGACGCCCACTTGCACCGCTGGCTGGACATGGCCCGCGAGCGCATCAGCTTCCAGGGCCTGCCGGCACGTATCTGCTGGGTTGGCCTGGGCCTGCGCGCCAAGCTGGGCCTGGCGTTCAACGAAATGGTCCGCAGCGGTGAGCTGTCGGCGCCGGTGGTTATCGGCCGTGACCACCTGGACTCGGGCTCGGTATCCAGCCCTAACCGCGAAACCGAAGCCATGCGCGATGGTTCTGACGCTGTTTCCGACTGGCCGCTGCTCAATGCCCTGCTCAACACCGCAGGCGGCGCCACCTGGGTGTCGCTGCACCACGGCGGCGGTGTGGGCATGGGCTTCTCCCAGCACTCGGGCATGGTCATCGTCTGCGACGGTACCGATGAAGCCGCCGAGCGTATCGCCCGTGTGCTGACCAACGACCCAGGGACTGGCGTAATGCGCCATGCCGATGCCGGTTACGACATCGCCATCGACTGCGCCAAGGAGCAGGGCCTGGACCTGCCGATGATCACCGGCTGA
- a CDS encoding HutD family protein: MSQLQLLRAQDYPRMPWKNGGGFTEEITRDSGEGLDGFGWRLSIADIEESGGFSTFAGYQRIITVLQGDGMRLLVDGQASRPLLPFDAFAFSGESQVSCKLLGGAIRDFNLIYAPQRYRARLQWLDGTSRVYSSASTVLLFAASNQVEVGIAGRETQRLGLYDCLRLEGNDALLELDVQGRYCLIELAPR, encoded by the coding sequence ATGAGCCAGTTGCAGTTGTTGCGTGCGCAGGATTACCCGCGCATGCCGTGGAAGAACGGTGGCGGTTTCACCGAAGAAATTACCCGCGACAGTGGCGAGGGCCTGGACGGCTTTGGTTGGCGCCTGTCGATTGCCGATATCGAGGAGTCCGGCGGCTTTTCCACCTTCGCCGGCTATCAGCGGATTATCACCGTGTTGCAGGGCGACGGCATGCGCCTGCTGGTCGACGGCCAGGCCAGCCGGCCATTGCTGCCGTTCGATGCGTTTGCCTTCAGCGGCGAGAGCCAGGTTAGCTGCAAGCTACTGGGTGGGGCGATTCGCGATTTCAACTTGATCTATGCGCCGCAGCGTTATCGGGCGCGGCTGCAGTGGTTGGATGGCACCAGCCGGGTGTACAGCTCGGCTTCGACGGTGTTGTTGTTCGCGGCCAGTAATCAGGTCGAGGTGGGTATTGCTGGGCGCGAGACGCAGCGTTTGGGGTTGTATGATTGCCTGCGGCTGGAAGGCAACGACGCGTTGCTGGAGCTGGATGTGCAGGGAAGGTACTGCCTGATCGAACTGGCGCCGCGCTGA
- the hutC gene encoding histidine utilization repressor, translated as MGEGPAPLYARVKQMIIQQIDNGSWPPHHRVPSESELVSQLGFSRMTINRALRELTAEGLLVRMQGVGTFVAEPKGRSALFEVNNIADEIAARGHQHSCQVIVLTEEAAGSERALALDMREGQRVFHSLIVHFENGVPVQIEDRYVNAAIAPEYLKQDFTRQTPYAYLSQVAPLTEGEHVVEAILAEPEECRLLQIERGEPCLLIRRRTWSGRQPVTAARLIHPGSRHRLEGRFSK; from the coding sequence ATGGGCGAGGGCCCGGCGCCGCTGTACGCCCGGGTTAAACAAATGATCATCCAGCAGATCGACAACGGCAGTTGGCCGCCGCATCACCGGGTGCCCTCGGAGAGCGAGTTGGTCAGCCAGCTGGGCTTCAGCCGCATGACCATCAACCGCGCCCTGCGCGAACTTACCGCCGAAGGCCTGCTGGTGCGCATGCAGGGCGTAGGTACCTTCGTGGCTGAGCCCAAGGGCCGTTCAGCGTTGTTCGAAGTCAACAACATCGCCGACGAGATCGCCGCGCGTGGCCACCAGCATAGCTGCCAGGTGATTGTTCTCACCGAGGAAGCGGCCGGCTCCGAGCGGGCCCTGGCCCTGGACATGCGCGAAGGCCAGCGGGTGTTCCACTCGCTGATCGTGCATTTCGAGAACGGCGTGCCGGTGCAAATCGAGGACCGCTACGTCAACGCGGCGATTGCCCCCGAATACCTCAAGCAGGATTTCACCCGGCAGACGCCTTATGCCTACCTGTCCCAGGTGGCGCCACTGACCGAGGGCGAGCACGTGGTCGAGGCGATCCTGGCTGAACCGGAAGAATGCCGCCTGTTGCAGATCGAGCGGGGCGAGCCTTGCCTGCTGATCCGCCGGCGTACTTGGTCCGGCCGCCAGCCGGTGACCGCTGCGCGGCTGATCCACCCCGGTTCCCGTCATCGCCTGGAAGGACGTTTCAGTAAATGA
- a CDS encoding formimidoylglutamate deiminase, translated as MSAYFAERALLPTGWASHVRIEVASNGHVARIEPGASAEGAERLAGPLLPGMPNLHSHAFQRAMAGLAEVAGNPNDSFWTWRDLMYRLVGQISPEQLQVIARQLYIEMLKAGYTSVAEFHYVHHDQAGKAYADPAELSHRISAAAADSGIGLTLLPVLYSHAGFGGQAPNEGQRRFINSTEQYLQLQAQLAPLLAAQPAQQLGVCFHSLRAVTPGQIAEVLAASNKQCPVHIHIAEQQKEVDDCLAWSGMRPLQWLYEHVDVDPRWCLVHATHAEPDEVTAMARSGAVAGLCLTTEANLGDGIFPAVDFLAQGGRMGIGSDSHVSLSVVEELRWLEYGQRLRDQRRNRLYRGDQPMVGRTLYDAALAGGAQALGQAVGELAVGKRADWLVLDGQDPYIAVAEGDAILNRWLFAGGDRQVRDVMVNGQWVVRQGRHAQQEESGRAFAEVLHQLLG; from the coding sequence ATGTCCGCCTACTTCGCCGAACGCGCCCTGCTGCCCACAGGCTGGGCTAGCCATGTCCGCATCGAGGTCGCCAGCAACGGCCACGTGGCCCGCATTGAGCCAGGTGCTTCGGCCGAAGGCGCCGAGCGGCTGGCTGGCCCACTGCTGCCCGGCATGCCCAACCTGCACTCGCATGCCTTTCAGCGTGCCATGGCGGGGCTGGCGGAAGTCGCCGGCAACCCCAACGACAGTTTCTGGACCTGGCGTGACCTGATGTACCGCCTGGTCGGGCAGATCAGCCCGGAGCAGCTGCAGGTCATTGCCCGCCAGCTGTACATCGAGATGCTCAAGGCCGGCTACACCTCGGTGGCCGAATTCCACTATGTGCACCACGACCAGGCGGGCAAGGCCTACGCCGACCCGGCCGAACTGTCCCACCGCATCAGTGCGGCCGCAGCCGACAGCGGCATTGGCCTGACCTTGCTGCCGGTGCTGTACAGCCATGCCGGGTTTGGCGGCCAGGCCCCGAATGAGGGGCAGCGGCGCTTCATCAATTCCACTGAGCAATACCTGCAGCTGCAAGCGCAACTGGCCCCACTGCTGGCCGCGCAACCTGCGCAGCAACTGGGGGTGTGCTTCCACTCGTTGCGGGCGGTGACGCCAGGGCAGATCGCCGAGGTACTGGCAGCCAGCAACAAGCAATGCCCGGTGCATATCCACATCGCCGAGCAGCAGAAGGAAGTGGATGATTGCTTGGCCTGGAGCGGCATGCGCCCGTTGCAGTGGCTGTACGAGCATGTGGACGTAGACCCGCGCTGGTGCTTGGTGCATGCCACCCACGCCGAACCGGATGAAGTTACCGCCATGGCCCGCAGCGGCGCGGTAGCCGGCCTGTGCCTGACCACCGAGGCCAACCTGGGCGATGGGATTTTCCCGGCGGTGGACTTCCTGGCGCAGGGCGGGCGTATGGGCATTGGCTCGGACAGCCACGTGTCGCTGAGCGTGGTAGAAGAGCTGCGCTGGCTGGAATACGGCCAGCGGCTGCGCGATCAGCGGCGTAACCGCCTGTATCGCGGCGACCAGCCGATGGTTGGGCGCACGCTGTATGACGCCGCGCTGGCGGGCGGCGCGCAGGCATTGGGGCAGGCGGTCGGGGAGCTGGCCGTGGGCAAGCGCGCCGACTGGCTGGTGCTCGATGGGCAGGACCCTTATATCGCCGTGGCCGAAGGCGATGCCATTCTTAACCGCTGGCTGTTTGCCGGCGGTGATCGCCAGGTGCGGGATGTGATGGTCAACGGACAGTGGGTGGTGCGCCAGGGGCGGCATGCGCAGCAGGAGGAAAGCGGACGGGCGTTTGCCGAGGTGTTGCACCAGCTTTTGGGATAA
- a CDS encoding lipocalin family protein has translation MRHLYLLMGVCLALLLGGCAGSVHDPLAPKTAGNVDLKRYQGKWYELARLPMRYQAGCEQSEAHYNLRVDGSLGVLNRCRTMGDEWLRAEGHANIQEPGHTDKLWVEFDNWFTKLVPGVAKGEYWILYVDDRYRTAVVGSPDRKHLWILSRTPTLPAWERENLMSRARQQGYDTSRLIWRASDQQIVKMH, from the coding sequence ATGAGGCACCTGTACCTACTGATGGGGGTATGCCTGGCCTTACTGCTGGGCGGTTGTGCCGGTTCCGTACACGACCCGCTGGCGCCGAAAACTGCCGGCAACGTCGACCTCAAGCGCTACCAGGGCAAATGGTACGAGCTGGCGCGCTTGCCCATGCGCTACCAAGCGGGCTGCGAGCAGTCCGAGGCGCACTACAACCTTAGGGTGGATGGTAGCCTCGGTGTGCTAAACCGCTGCCGCACCATGGGTGACGAATGGCTGCGCGCCGAGGGGCACGCGAACATTCAGGAGCCGGGGCACACTGACAAGTTGTGGGTCGAGTTCGACAACTGGTTCACCAAGCTGGTGCCAGGCGTGGCCAAAGGCGAGTACTGGATACTGTATGTGGACGATCGCTACCGCACGGCAGTGGTCGGCAGCCCGGACCGTAAGCACTTGTGGATCCTGTCGCGCACGCCGACGCTACCGGCCTGGGAGCGCGAGAACCTGATGTCCAGGGCGCGCCAGCAGGGCTATGACACCAGTCGCTTGATCTGGCGTGCGTCGGACCAGCAGATCGTCAAGATGCATTGA
- the bamE gene encoding outer membrane protein assembly factor BamE yields MSLRSLALLSLCVVLTACSKINQENYSKIKAGMNKAEVEQLLGTPTECSGALGMSSCTWGDEKSFISVQYAADKVLMYSGQGLK; encoded by the coding sequence ATGTCTTTGCGTTCCCTCGCCCTGTTGTCGCTGTGCGTCGTCCTGACTGCCTGCAGCAAGATCAACCAGGAAAACTATTCCAAGATCAAGGCCGGTATGAACAAGGCCGAGGTCGAGCAGTTGCTCGGCACGCCGACCGAGTGCTCTGGCGCGCTGGGCATGAGCAGCTGCACTTGGGGGGACGAGAAGAGCTTCATTAGCGTGCAGTACGCGGCTGACAAGGTACTGATGTATTCAGGGCAGGGTCTCAAATGA
- a CDS encoding DUF924 family protein has translation MLAPWQPLLEWWFGWGTSPQAVADEKSTLWFGKHHDAEAQALFGDLVEHALAGGLDEWQQSPQGWLGLLILLDQLPRMLYRDTPRAFEGDRRAQVVAMQGLQKGWDYQLLPIQRVFVLLVLEHAEVLDWQNLCVERYRVLLDEQPEANRRLFEGFLDYAEQHQRVIARFGRFPHRNLVLERPSTSEEMDFLLEPGSRF, from the coding sequence ATGCTCGCACCTTGGCAGCCGTTGCTGGAGTGGTGGTTCGGTTGGGGCACCAGTCCCCAGGCCGTGGCTGACGAGAAGAGCACGCTGTGGTTCGGCAAGCATCACGATGCCGAGGCTCAGGCGCTGTTTGGCGACTTGGTCGAGCATGCCCTGGCGGGTGGGCTCGACGAGTGGCAGCAAAGCCCGCAAGGCTGGCTGGGCCTGCTGATTTTGCTGGACCAGTTGCCGCGCATGCTCTACCGCGACACACCGCGGGCCTTCGAAGGCGACCGGCGTGCCCAGGTGGTGGCCATGCAGGGCCTGCAGAAGGGCTGGGATTACCAGCTGCTGCCGATCCAGCGGGTATTCGTGCTGCTGGTGCTTGAGCATGCCGAGGTGCTGGACTGGCAGAACCTGTGCGTCGAGCGCTACCGGGTGCTGCTGGACGAACAGCCAGAAGCCAATCGCCGGCTGTTCGAAGGCTTCCTCGACTATGCCGAACAGCACCAGCGGGTGATTGCCCGGTTCGGGCGCTTCCCGCACCGCAACCTGGTGCTGGAGCGGCCAAGTACCAGCGAGGAGATGGACTTTTTGCTAGAGCCTGGCTCGAGGTTCTAG
- a CDS encoding class 1 fructose-bisphosphatase yields MSRVTLSRYLIEQTRSNNTPADLRFLIEVVARACKEISHHVSKGALGGVLGSMGTENVQGEVQKKLDVISNDILLEANEWGGHLAGMASEEMDNAYQIPGKYPKGAYLLVFDPLDGSSNIDVNVSVGTIFSVLRCPNEYLSQNETLNENAFLQPGTQQVAAGYAIYGPQTMLILTLGNGVKGFTLDRELGSFVLTHENIRVPESTAEFAINMSNQRHWEAPVQRYVGELLAGETGPLKKNYNMRWIASMVADVHRILTRGGLFMYPRDAREPSKPGKLRLMYEANPMSFIIEQAGGASTDGYNRILDIQPEGLHQRVAVFLGSKEEVERATAYHKE; encoded by the coding sequence ATGTCCCGCGTTACCCTGAGTCGCTATCTGATCGAGCAGACCCGCAGCAACAATACCCCTGCCGATCTGCGCTTCCTGATCGAAGTGGTGGCGCGTGCGTGCAAGGAAATCAGCCATCACGTGTCCAAAGGCGCCCTCGGCGGTGTGCTGGGCAGCATGGGCACGGAAAACGTGCAGGGCGAAGTCCAGAAGAAACTGGACGTTATTTCCAACGATATCCTGCTGGAAGCCAACGAGTGGGGCGGCCACCTGGCTGGCATGGCCTCCGAAGAAATGGACAATGCCTACCAGATCCCGGGCAAGTACCCGAAAGGCGCCTACCTGCTGGTGTTCGATCCACTGGACGGTTCGTCCAACATTGATGTCAACGTGTCAGTCGGCACCATCTTCTCGGTATTGCGTTGCCCTAACGAGTACCTGAGCCAGAACGAAACCCTGAACGAAAACGCCTTCCTGCAGCCGGGCACCCAGCAGGTCGCCGCCGGTTACGCCATCTACGGCCCGCAGACCATGCTGATCCTGACCCTGGGCAACGGCGTCAAGGGCTTCACCCTGGATCGCGAGCTGGGCAGCTTCGTCCTCACTCACGAAAACATTCGCGTACCGGAAAGCACTGCCGAGTTCGCCATCAACATGTCCAACCAGCGCCACTGGGAAGCCCCAGTACAGCGCTACGTGGGCGAACTGCTGGCAGGCGAGACCGGCCCGCTGAAAAAGAACTACAACATGCGCTGGATCGCCTCGATGGTGGCCGACGTGCACCGCATCCTGACCCGTGGCGGCCTGTTCATGTACCCACGTGACGCCCGCGAGCCGAGCAAGCCGGGCAAGCTGCGCCTGATGTACGAAGCCAACCCGATGTCGTTCATCATCGAACAGGCCGGCGGCGCCTCTACCGACGGTTACAATCGCATCCTCGACATCCAGCCAGAGGGCCTGCACCAGCGCGTGGCGGTCTTCCTCGGCTCGAAGGAAGAGGTCGAGCGCGCAACCGCCTATCACAAGGAGTAA